The Skermanella pratensis genome has a window encoding:
- the ppa gene encoding inorganic diphosphatase: MDISKIPVGNDAPWDVNVIIEIPMGGEPIKYEVDKESGALFVDRFLHTAMYYPCNYGFIPHTLSDDGDPCDMLVVGRRPIQPGAVLRSRPIGVLIMEDEAGQDEKVLAVPVNKLHPFYSDVKSYKDLPEILLDQIAHFFQHYKDLEKGKWVKIKCWGDAEEAAKIIQQSIDKYNAEG, translated from the coding sequence ATGGATATCTCGAAGATCCCAGTGGGCAACGACGCACCGTGGGACGTCAACGTCATCATCGAAATCCCGATGGGCGGCGAGCCGATCAAGTATGAGGTCGACAAGGAAAGCGGCGCGCTGTTCGTCGACCGGTTCCTGCACACCGCCATGTACTACCCGTGCAACTACGGTTTCATCCCGCACACCCTGTCCGACGACGGCGATCCGTGCGACATGCTGGTGGTCGGCCGCCGGCCGATCCAGCCGGGCGCCGTCCTGCGGTCGCGGCCGATCGGCGTGCTGATCATGGAGGACGAGGCCGGCCAGGACGAGAAGGTCCTCGCGGTTCCGGTCAACAAGCTGCATCCGTTCTACAGCGACGTGAAGTCCTACAAGGACCTTCCCGAGATCCTGCTCGACCAGATCGCGCACTTCTTCCAGCACTACAAGGACCTGGAGAAGGGCAAGTGGGTCAAGATCAAGTGCTGGGGCGACGCCGAGGAGGCCGCGAAGATCATCCAGCAGTCGATCGACAAGTATAACGCCGAAGGGTAA
- a CDS encoding extracellular solute-binding protein, with protein MCAIPIRRLLAAVLVPAFLAAAPAAADGGHPAHAIAMHGEPRYPAGFDHFDYADPAAPRGGIFRNAAGGTFDTLNPFIVRGRAALGLGYVTESLMQRSWDEPFSLYGLIAESVTVPDDRSWVEFTLNQSARWHDGVPITPADVLFSWRTLRDQGRPNHRSYYARVSHAAQTGGRSVRFTFAQGQGTGDAGDIDREMALIMGLMPILPEHYWKDREFDRTTLEPPLGSGPYRVARFEPGRSIAYGRVPDYWGRDLGVNRGQYNFDEIRYDYYRDDSVALEAFKAGAYDFRRETDPAKWATGYGFPAARDGRVTLERLPHGRPEPMRGLIFNTRRPAFADPKVREALGYALDFEWINRTLFHGAYRRTASYYPNSELAAAGPPGPAELAVMEPLRRHLPAEAFGPAHVPPATDGSGPAGLRVNLRRGQQLLAEAGWTVRDGRLVDSGGAPLEFEILLVSPGDEKVALEYARALRRIGVSARVRTVDSAQYQARLESFDFDMTLNRWTSTLSPGNEQLYYWGSDAADQEGSRNYAGIRSPAVDALARGLGTARDRADLVARVRALDRALTWGHYAVPLYHLPDDRVAYWARLRRPAVTPVYGMVIDAWWIGE; from the coding sequence ATGTGCGCAATTCCGATCCGCCGCCTGCTGGCGGCCGTCCTCGTCCCGGCCTTCCTCGCCGCCGCGCCTGCCGCCGCGGACGGTGGGCACCCGGCCCACGCCATCGCCATGCACGGCGAACCGCGCTATCCCGCCGGGTTCGACCATTTCGACTATGCCGACCCGGCGGCGCCCAGGGGGGGAATCTTCCGCAACGCCGCCGGGGGCACCTTCGACACCCTCAATCCCTTCATCGTGCGCGGCCGCGCGGCGCTGGGGCTGGGCTATGTGACGGAGAGCCTGATGCAGCGGAGCTGGGACGAGCCGTTCTCGCTCTATGGGCTGATCGCCGAGTCCGTCACGGTGCCGGACGACCGTTCATGGGTCGAGTTCACCCTGAACCAGTCCGCGCGCTGGCACGACGGCGTGCCGATCACGCCGGCCGACGTGCTGTTCTCGTGGCGCACCCTGCGCGACCAAGGCCGGCCCAACCACCGGAGCTACTATGCGCGCGTGTCCCACGCCGCCCAGACCGGCGGGCGGAGCGTGCGGTTCACCTTCGCCCAAGGTCAAGGTACCGGGGATGCCGGGGACATCGACCGCGAGATGGCCCTGATCATGGGCCTGATGCCGATCCTGCCGGAACATTACTGGAAGGACCGCGAGTTCGACCGAACCACGCTGGAACCGCCGCTGGGCAGCGGGCCGTACCGGGTCGCGCGGTTCGAGCCGGGCCGCTCGATCGCCTACGGGCGGGTGCCGGACTATTGGGGCCGCGACCTCGGCGTCAACCGGGGCCAGTACAATTTCGACGAGATCCGCTATGACTATTACCGTGACGACAGCGTGGCGCTGGAGGCGTTCAAAGCCGGAGCCTACGATTTCCGGCGCGAGACCGACCCGGCCAAATGGGCCACCGGCTATGGTTTCCCGGCCGCGCGCGATGGCCGGGTCACGCTGGAACGGCTGCCCCACGGCCGGCCGGAGCCGATGCGCGGCCTGATCTTCAACACCAGGCGCCCCGCGTTCGCCGACCCGAAGGTGCGCGAGGCGCTGGGCTACGCGCTCGACTTCGAATGGATCAACCGCACCCTGTTCCACGGGGCCTACCGCCGGACGGCCAGCTACTACCCCAATTCCGAGCTGGCGGCGGCCGGTCCGCCGGGGCCGGCCGAACTGGCGGTGATGGAGCCGCTGCGACGCCACCTGCCCGCCGAGGCGTTCGGGCCGGCCCATGTCCCGCCCGCGACCGACGGAAGCGGACCGGCGGGATTGCGCGTTAACCTGCGCCGGGGCCAGCAGTTGCTGGCTGAAGCGGGCTGGACGGTCCGGGACGGCCGTCTGGTCGATTCCGGCGGCGCCCCGCTGGAGTTCGAGATCCTGCTGGTATCGCCGGGGGACGAGAAGGTGGCGCTGGAATATGCCAGGGCGCTGCGGCGCATCGGGGTTTCGGCGCGCGTCCGCACCGTGGACAGCGCCCAGTACCAAGCCCGGCTGGAGAGCTTCGACTTCGACATGACCCTGAACCGCTGGACCTCCACCCTGTCGCCCGGCAACGAGCAGCTCTATTACTGGGGCAGCGACGCGGCCGACCAGGAGGGCAGCCGGAACTATGCCGGCATCCGCAGCCCGGCGGTAGACGCGCTGGCGCGGGGGCTGGGCACGGCCCGGGACCGGGCCGACCTGGTCGCCCGGGTCCGCGCGCTGGACCGGGCGCTGACCTGGGGGCATTATGCCGTTCCGCTCTACCACCTGCCGGACGACCGGGTCGCCTACTGGGCCCGGCTCCGCAGGCCGGCGGTGACTCCGGTCTACGGCATGGTGATCGACGCCTGGTGGATCGGGGAGTAG